The following proteins are co-located in the Flectobacillus major DSM 103 genome:
- the secA gene encoding preprotein translocase subunit SecA: MINYLTKAVTKFFGTKSERDIKELLPIVENVKVEYAKLSSLTDDQLRQKTADLKALIQERLAKFDADISDLKMEIEANPEMSVDAKEGIFNEVDKLELERNKELEVVLMDILPQAFAIVKETARRYTENKKLEVTATVHDKFIAAKKKNVEIVGDTAIWHNKWTAAGNEIEWNMIHYDVQLIGGIVLHQGKIAEMATGEGKTLVSTLPSFLNALAGKGVHLVTVNDYLAKRDSEWNAPLFEFHGLTVDCIDKHEPNTDERRQAYLADITYGTNNEFGFDYLRDNMARSPEEQVQRKHHFAMVDEVDSVLIDDARTPLIISGPMARGDEQDFEIFNPLVARLVEQQKRIVQDQLVEAKKLIAAGKKKEGGLALFRAYRGLPKSRPLIKFLGETGTKQIMQETEGIYLAENQKLMPEADAPLMFTIEEKNNQVEMTEKGLDFMARMIDDANFFVIPDLSVDLNAIEKDETINEHERLVKKEALIRDYSAKTQRIHTVSQLLKAYTLFEKDTEYIIDEGKVKIVDEQTGRIMDGRRYSDGLHQAIEAKENVNIEDATQTYATITLQNYFRMYHKLCGMTGTAETEAGEFWTIYKLDVVTIPTNRKISRLDHEDKVYKTVREKYNAVAQEIQELVDAGRPVLVGTTSVENSELLSRMLAIRKISHNVLNAKQHAREAEIVAEAGQSGKVTIATNMAGRGTDIKLSPEAKKAGGLAIVGTERHESRRVDRQLRGRAGRQGDVGSSQFFLSLDDDLMRKFGSDRIAKVMDRMGMEEGEVIQHSMITSSVERAQKKVEENNFGIRKRLLEYDDVMNYQRNAIYKRRQNALFGERLALDIANNMYDVCSEIIQNNISFEEVELRCIDILGIEPPFQREEFTKLNTQQRTTRLYDVAEKHYHEKNKQLAEKVVLFAQEAISQGYSGIQVPITNGTLVTGLFADARETIETKGKKVIAEMEKFIALSLIDQEWKEHLRDMDDLKQSVQNAVFEQKDPLLIYKFEAVKLFERFLSRINTDTVSFLMKADMPEAQQAEQPAPQVKAAPQPKLQLQKEEAISSLVGGLAGGLGGENDYIDPSAGQNVEKVAPRQAIKIADRNQRVTVQYKDGSIKENVKYKTVEQDVEKGIAVVIA; encoded by the coding sequence ATGATAAATTACTTAACCAAAGCAGTCACCAAGTTTTTTGGCACAAAGTCAGAACGTGATATTAAGGAACTATTACCTATCGTAGAAAATGTTAAGGTAGAATATGCCAAGCTTTCAAGCTTAACAGACGATCAATTACGTCAAAAAACGGCTGATTTAAAAGCCCTTATTCAAGAACGTTTGGCCAAGTTTGATGCAGATATTTCTGACCTTAAAATGGAAATAGAAGCCAACCCCGAAATGTCTGTAGATGCCAAAGAAGGTATCTTCAATGAAGTTGACAAACTAGAATTAGAACGTAATAAAGAATTAGAGGTTGTTTTGATGGACATCCTTCCACAAGCTTTTGCTATTGTAAAAGAAACTGCCCGAAGGTACACCGAAAACAAAAAACTAGAGGTTACGGCCACTGTTCACGACAAATTTATTGCTGCGAAAAAGAAAAACGTTGAAATTGTAGGCGATACCGCTATCTGGCATAACAAATGGACGGCCGCTGGCAACGAAATCGAGTGGAACATGATTCACTACGATGTACAGTTGATTGGGGGTATTGTTTTACACCAAGGTAAAATTGCCGAAATGGCAACGGGGGAAGGTAAAACGTTGGTTTCGACCCTGCCTTCTTTCTTGAATGCTTTGGCAGGCAAAGGTGTTCATTTGGTTACGGTCAACGACTACCTTGCCAAACGTGACTCGGAATGGAACGCTCCTTTATTTGAATTTCATGGATTGACCGTTGACTGTATCGACAAGCACGAACCTAATACCGACGAAAGACGACAAGCGTATTTGGCCGACATTACTTATGGTACTAACAACGAATTTGGCTTTGACTACCTCCGTGACAACATGGCTCGTAGCCCCGAAGAACAAGTTCAACGTAAGCACCACTTCGCTATGGTCGATGAGGTTGACTCCGTGTTAATTGATGATGCCCGTACGCCATTAATCATCAGTGGCCCAATGGCTCGTGGTGACGAACAAGACTTTGAAATCTTTAATCCTTTGGTAGCCCGTTTGGTTGAGCAACAAAAAAGAATTGTACAAGACCAATTGGTAGAAGCCAAAAAACTTATTGCCGCTGGCAAGAAAAAAGAGGGTGGTTTGGCTTTATTCCGTGCTTACAGAGGGCTTCCCAAAAGCCGTCCATTAATTAAGTTTTTGGGCGAAACAGGTACAAAACAAATCATGCAAGAAACAGAGGGTATCTATTTGGCTGAAAACCAAAAATTGATGCCTGAGGCTGATGCTCCGTTGATGTTTACGATTGAAGAAAAAAATAATCAAGTTGAAATGACCGAAAAAGGACTTGATTTTATGGCTCGGATGATTGATGATGCCAACTTCTTCGTAATTCCAGACCTTTCTGTAGATTTGAATGCTATTGAAAAAGACGAAACAATCAATGAACATGAGCGTCTAGTAAAAAAAGAAGCTCTAATTCGTGATTATTCTGCTAAAACACAGCGTATTCATACAGTAAGTCAATTGTTGAAGGCTTACACTTTGTTTGAGAAAGATACCGAATATATTATCGACGAAGGCAAAGTGAAAATCGTAGATGAACAAACTGGCCGTATTATGGATGGCCGTAGATATTCGGACGGATTACACCAAGCTATCGAGGCCAAAGAAAACGTAAATATCGAAGATGCTACTCAGACTTACGCTACAATTACGCTTCAAAACTATTTCCGTATGTACCACAAGCTTTGCGGTATGACGGGTACAGCCGAAACTGAAGCAGGCGAATTCTGGACAATCTATAAATTGGACGTAGTAACGATACCAACCAATAGAAAAATCTCTCGCCTCGACCACGAAGATAAAGTTTACAAAACAGTTCGTGAGAAATATAATGCTGTAGCTCAAGAAATTCAGGAGCTTGTAGATGCTGGTCGTCCAGTACTTGTAGGTACAACTTCGGTCGAAAACTCTGAGTTATTGAGTAGAATGTTGGCTATTCGCAAAATTAGCCACAATGTATTGAACGCCAAGCAGCACGCTCGTGAAGCCGAAATCGTTGCAGAAGCAGGTCAATCGGGCAAAGTAACCATTGCTACCAACATGGCCGGTCGTGGTACAGATATTAAGCTATCGCCAGAAGCTAAAAAAGCGGGTGGTTTGGCCATTGTAGGTACAGAGCGTCACGAATCTCGCCGTGTCGACCGCCAGTTGCGTGGTCGTGCAGGTCGTCAGGGGGATGTTGGTTCATCTCAATTCTTCTTGTCGCTCGACGACGACCTTATGCGTAAATTTGGTTCTGACCGTATTGCCAAAGTAATGGACCGTATGGGTATGGAAGAAGGAGAAGTAATCCAACACTCTATGATTACGTCGTCGGTAGAAAGAGCTCAGAAAAAAGTAGAAGAAAATAACTTTGGTATCAGAAAGCGTTTGTTGGAATATGACGACGTTATGAACTACCAACGTAATGCCATTTACAAACGTCGCCAAAATGCTTTGTTTGGCGAGCGGTTAGCATTGGATATTGCCAACAATATGTATGATGTTTGCTCGGAAATTATCCAGAACAATATTTCTTTTGAAGAGGTAGAACTGCGTTGTATTGATATTTTGGGTATCGAGCCACCTTTCCAACGTGAAGAATTCACCAAGCTTAATACACAACAACGCACAACTCGCTTGTACGATGTTGCCGAGAAGCATTACCACGAAAAGAATAAACAACTTGCCGAAAAAGTAGTTTTATTTGCACAAGAAGCCATTTCGCAAGGCTATTCAGGTATTCAAGTACCTATTACCAATGGTACTTTAGTAACGGGCTTGTTTGCCGATGCCAGAGAAACAATTGAAACAAAAGGCAAAAAGGTAATTGCTGAAATGGAGAAATTCATTGCTCTTAGCCTTATCGACCAAGAATGGAAAGAACACCTCCGTGACATGGACGATTTGAAGCAATCAGTACAAAATGCTGTTTTTGAACAAAAAGACCCACTATTGATTTACAAATTTGAAGCTGTTAAATTATTTGAACGTTTCCTAAGCAGAATCAATACCGATACTGTTAGTTTCTTGATGAAAGCAGATATGCCCGAAGCTCAACAAGCCGAGCAACCTGCCCCACAAGTAAAAGCAGCTCCACAACCTAAATTACAATTACAGAAAGAAGAAGCTATTTCTTCACTGGTTGGCGGTTTGGCAGGGGGCTTAGGTGGCGAAAACGACTATATCGACCCAAGTGCTGGTCAAAACGTTGAAAAAGTAGCTCCACGTCAGGCAATCAAAATAGCCGACCGCAACCAAAGAGTTACGGTACAATACAAAGACGGAAGCATTAAAGAAAATGTCAAATACAAAACCGTAGAGCAAGACGTTGAAAAAGGAATTGCAGTGGTTATTGCATAA
- a CDS encoding NUDIX hydrolase — translation MKNTDWLAIAQRIQSIAQAGIFYAQDKPFDLERYQELSDLSIKILQNLSDEPIEKITRLFASERDGYQTPKVDVRSVIFNDNGEILLVKENVDGKWSLPGGWGDVGYSPSEVAEKEAWEETGLKVKAQKLLGVFDKKNHPHPPQAWYVYKLFILCEIVGGTLAAHTQETSEVAFFTLENLPLLSEDRIVKNQIEMMFDYYKNPSKPVYFD, via the coding sequence ATGAAAAATACCGATTGGCTCGCCATTGCTCAAAGAATACAATCTATTGCTCAGGCAGGCATATTTTACGCACAAGATAAACCCTTCGACCTTGAACGCTATCAGGAATTATCGGATTTGAGTATCAAAATTCTACAAAACCTCAGCGACGAGCCTATCGAAAAAATCACACGTTTATTTGCTAGCGAACGTGACGGATACCAAACGCCCAAAGTAGATGTTCGTTCGGTAATTTTCAATGACAATGGAGAAATCCTGTTGGTAAAAGAAAATGTCGATGGCAAATGGTCACTTCCTGGAGGTTGGGGCGATGTAGGTTATTCGCCCTCGGAAGTAGCCGAAAAAGAAGCTTGGGAAGAAACTGGGCTAAAAGTAAAAGCTCAAAAACTTTTGGGTGTATTTGATAAGAAAAATCATCCGCACCCTCCTCAAGCATGGTATGTGTATAAGCTGTTTATCCTTTGTGAAATCGTTGGCGGAACATTGGCCGCACATACACAAGAAACATCAGAAGTTGCATTTTTTACACTCGAAAACCTCCCTCTGCTGTCTGAAGATAGGATTGTAAAAAATCAAATAGAAATGATGTTTGACTATTACAAAAACCCCAGCAAACCCGTTTATTTTGACTAG
- the aat gene encoding leucyl/phenylalanyl-tRNA--protein transferase, with protein sequence MNELTANDLMYGYMNGIFPMADTDGTLYWYSPDPRAIIPIDTYKPPKSLKPILNKHLFDIKINADFNAVMRHCASPRNGEPETWISEEIIQAYCELHNKGMAYSVEAYRNDLLVGGLYGVAIGGVFFGESMFYLEPNSSKVAFHYLMENLKKQGYILLDTQFINDNVRRYGAIEIPRAEYIKLLKKGLDMSCSFIDTPFSELFYQKIE encoded by the coding sequence ATGAATGAATTGACGGCAAATGACCTTATGTATGGTTATATGAATGGAATTTTTCCTATGGCTGATACAGACGGAACATTGTATTGGTATTCGCCCGACCCTCGTGCTATTATACCAATAGATACTTATAAACCTCCTAAATCCCTCAAACCCATTCTTAATAAGCATCTGTTCGATATAAAAATCAATGCCGATTTTAATGCTGTGATGAGGCACTGTGCTTCGCCTAGAAATGGTGAACCCGAAACCTGGATTTCGGAAGAAATCATACAGGCTTATTGTGAGCTACACAATAAAGGAATGGCCTATTCGGTAGAGGCTTATCGCAACGACCTACTTGTAGGAGGGTTGTATGGTGTAGCTATTGGTGGGGTGTTTTTTGGTGAGTCGATGTTTTATCTTGAACCCAATTCGTCTAAAGTGGCTTTTCATTATTTGATGGAAAATCTCAAGAAACAAGGTTATATACTATTAGATACTCAATTTATCAACGACAATGTTAGGCGATACGGTGCTATCGAAATACCTCGTGCCGAGTATATCAAATTGCTTAAAAAGGGATTAGATATGTCATGCTCTTTTATTGATACGCCTTTTTCGGAATTGTTTTACCAAAAAATAGAATAA
- a CDS encoding class I SAM-dependent methyltransferase, translating to MLNSSHEEYKMMFEVEERLWWYKILHEKVLGAIHHHHGQNKTIKILDIGCGTGGLLLFLQKNGYTHIQGVDYSDSSIFFCQKRQLSVQKVSADQVSSVFTDEQFDVIVCNDVLYCLEKQQIRQTLIEIGKLLKPQGVFVSNNNAFDAFYGTHDIAVGGKHRFTVSSFSQYLPQSLAIRSASYWSVLLSPLILAVRFSQQIQLKLGLIDPTKIVSDVSLPANWLNNFFYQLVKLEEQLLKKGFFGSSLFLTLSKTT from the coding sequence ATGCTCAATAGTAGTCACGAAGAATATAAAATGATGTTTGAAGTCGAGGAAAGGCTTTGGTGGTACAAAATCCTGCATGAAAAAGTACTTGGAGCTATTCACCACCACCACGGGCAAAACAAAACTATCAAAATTTTAGATATTGGTTGTGGTACAGGTGGATTGCTATTGTTCCTCCAAAAAAATGGATACACCCATATACAAGGTGTAGACTACTCAGATTCATCTATTTTCTTTTGTCAAAAAAGGCAATTATCCGTTCAGAAAGTAAGTGCCGACCAAGTGTCGAGCGTATTCACTGACGAGCAGTTTGATGTAATAGTATGCAACGATGTGTTGTATTGCCTTGAAAAACAGCAAATTAGACAAACATTAATTGAAATAGGCAAACTCTTGAAGCCTCAAGGTGTTTTTGTTTCTAACAACAATGCGTTCGATGCCTTTTATGGTACTCACGATATTGCTGTAGGAGGCAAACACCGCTTTACGGTTAGTAGTTTTAGTCAATATTTACCCCAAAGCTTAGCCATTCGGTCGGCTTCATATTGGAGTGTGTTGTTGTCACCGTTGATTTTGGCAGTACGTTTTTCTCAGCAAATTCAACTCAAACTAGGCTTGATAGACCCCACAAAAATTGTGTCGGATGTAAGTTTGCCAGCCAATTGGCTCAATAACTTTTTTTATCAACTTGTCAAATTAGAGGAGCAACTGCTCAAAAAAGGTTTTTTTGGCAGCTCGTTATTTCTTACTCTCTCCAAAACCACCTAA
- a CDS encoding sugar 3,4-ketoisomerase has translation MSQLLQLDTFSSDAGDLTVFEKVLPGTIKRVFYIQGKENAIRGGHRHKKTWQALVCISGSCRVLSDNGQKQENFLLDSPQKCLVLAPEDWHIMDQFSSDSILLVLANEFYDKDDYIYEPYEQSTSV, from the coding sequence ATGAGTCAATTGCTACAATTAGATACATTTAGCTCAGATGCAGGGGATTTAACTGTATTTGAAAAAGTTCTACCAGGAACCATAAAAAGAGTTTTCTATATTCAAGGAAAAGAAAATGCGATAAGAGGTGGACATCGGCATAAAAAAACTTGGCAAGCTCTAGTATGTATATCAGGTAGCTGTAGAGTACTAAGTGATAACGGACAAAAACAGGAAAATTTCCTATTGGATTCTCCTCAGAAATGTTTGGTTTTAGCTCCTGAAGATTGGCATATCATGGATCAATTCTCAAGTGATTCAATTTTACTAGTTTTGGCTAACGAATTTTATGACAAAGATGACTATATCTATGAACCTTATGAACAATCTACTTCTGTATGA
- a CDS encoding response regulator transcription factor, which produces MSNVFTNTFDFKVFKQIWKSEDLSSDKKMLETLTKDNPLLHDTLLMQGIAMAVIDTTTLQYALILGDVDKVCGWSADYLYKVGMEGFVNQFLPQDKLGLIEISKKINSYLLSLENQQLRSFRAIYDYRIERKNGATTRICQENLILKVNEEKQAIYTLAYISDITHFKKDGKQHLLLSGGNTDILLEIDNNLSTCQKLPLLTKRELEIAKLLGQGRLSEHIAQDLFISVNTVNKHRQNMLRKLGLADTLELINFLKIYRLI; this is translated from the coding sequence ATGAGTAACGTCTTTACGAATACTTTCGACTTCAAGGTTTTCAAACAGATATGGAAATCGGAAGATTTGAGCAGTGACAAAAAGATGCTTGAGACGTTGACAAAAGATAACCCACTTTTACATGATACTTTATTGATGCAGGGTATTGCAATGGCTGTCATAGACACCACTACCTTACAATACGCCCTAATTCTAGGCGATGTTGACAAAGTATGTGGCTGGTCTGCCGACTATCTATACAAAGTTGGAATGGAAGGCTTCGTCAATCAATTTTTACCTCAAGATAAATTAGGACTTATCGAGATTTCAAAAAAAATCAACAGTTATTTACTCTCCCTAGAGAACCAACAGTTAAGGTCGTTTCGGGCTATTTATGATTATAGAATTGAACGGAAAAATGGGGCTACCACAAGGATATGCCAAGAAAACCTTATTTTGAAAGTCAATGAAGAAAAACAGGCTATCTATACGTTAGCTTATATCTCGGATATTACCCATTTCAAGAAAGACGGAAAGCAACACCTACTTCTTTCTGGAGGAAATACTGATATTTTATTAGAAATTGATAATAATCTCAGTACTTGTCAAAAATTGCCTTTACTAACCAAAAGAGAACTCGAAATTGCCAAACTTTTAGGGCAAGGCCGGCTCAGCGAGCATATTGCCCAAGATTTGTTTATCAGTGTCAATACTGTGAATAAACATCGCCAAAACATGTTACGAAAGCTAGGCTTAGCCGACACCCTTGAATTGATTAATTTTCTTAAAATATACCGACTAATCTAA
- a CDS encoding glycosyltransferase family 2 protein: MLLSVVIPVYKGAKTIATLVAHLTETLSHISFEIVLVNDGSPDNSEEVCNQLALQYSNITFISLRRNFGEFNAVICGLNHTKGLYSVIIDDDFQNPPSEILKLLDKAQTENLDVVYSFYEDKKHHFFRNFGSWIVNKMTTQLFDKPADLYLSSFKLIRKEVVHEICHYQGPYPYIDALIFRVTKNVGKVLVTHLHRAEGTSSYTPKKLIALFMSILFGYSLLPVRVILLLGIILSFLSFLGGIFTLLGIFCLSPIFLLIASLGGLQIIGLGIIGEYVAKGYLTQSNLPQFVIKSKHTNHAQ; the protein is encoded by the coding sequence ATGTTATTATCGGTTGTTATTCCCGTGTATAAAGGTGCCAAAACGATTGCAACACTGGTAGCTCATTTAACCGAAACGCTTTCTCATATTTCTTTTGAAATCGTTTTGGTGAATGATGGAAGCCCCGACAATTCGGAAGAGGTTTGTAACCAATTGGCCTTACAATACTCTAATATTACCTTTATATCGCTAAGACGTAACTTTGGTGAATTCAATGCCGTAATATGTGGTTTGAATCATACCAAGGGTTTGTATTCTGTTATTATCGACGATGATTTTCAAAATCCTCCAAGCGAAATTTTGAAATTACTTGATAAAGCTCAAACCGAAAACCTTGATGTAGTTTATAGTTTTTACGAAGACAAAAAACACCATTTTTTCAGAAATTTCGGTAGCTGGATTGTCAATAAAATGACAACTCAACTATTCGACAAACCTGCAGATTTGTACTTATCGAGTTTCAAACTCATCAGAAAAGAGGTTGTTCACGAAATTTGTCATTATCAAGGGCCTTATCCATACATTGATGCTCTTATTTTTAGGGTCACCAAAAACGTTGGGAAAGTATTGGTAACACACCTCCACCGTGCCGAAGGTACGTCGAGCTATACCCCAAAAAAACTCATAGCCCTGTTTATGTCTATCCTTTTTGGGTATTCATTGCTTCCAGTTAGGGTAATTCTTTTGCTGGGTATTATACTTTCGTTTCTGAGCTTTTTAGGCGGTATATTTACCTTATTAGGCATATTTTGTCTTTCGCCTATCTTCTTACTCATTGCTTCTCTAGGAGGATTACAGATTATTGGACTTGGTATTATTGGAGAATATGTAGCCAAAGGCTATTTAACACAAAGTAATTTGCCTCAATTTGTCATAAAATCAAAACATACGAATCATGCTCAATAG
- the proB gene encoding glutamate 5-kinase yields the protein MSKPILVIKFGTASITHKNGELNEAILQEIARQVAVLHENYHIVLVSSGAVGAGKSFIKEYKGTITERKAAAAIGNPLLLAKYTRYFAEYDIAIAQSLCERQHFANRNQFLQLKETYQELWDNGIIPIANENDVVSNLELKFSDNDELATLIATGFGASALLLCTSVGGLLDDNKQIIPFIEQIDERILGFVDTDKSALGLGGMVSKLNYTRLATRMGIKVVIFGMSPENGIIEAVAEKIGTVFAPQEVSLSARQKWLGSGSVIAGKVTVDDGAVNALNKRKSLLAVGIQTVSGEFERGEVFEILDEERSVIGIARARESSVVIAQNLKTQNFEVANADDIVLL from the coding sequence ATGTCAAAACCAATATTAGTTATCAAATTCGGAACGGCTTCTATTACGCATAAAAATGGGGAGTTGAATGAAGCTATTTTACAAGAAATTGCAAGACAGGTAGCTGTGCTACACGAAAATTATCATATCGTATTGGTGTCTTCGGGGGCAGTAGGAGCAGGCAAAAGCTTTATCAAAGAATACAAAGGCACAATTACTGAGCGAAAGGCTGCTGCTGCCATCGGTAATCCTTTGCTTTTGGCCAAATACACTCGCTATTTTGCTGAATATGATATTGCGATTGCCCAAAGTTTGTGCGAACGCCAGCATTTTGCCAATCGTAACCAATTTTTACAACTCAAAGAAACATACCAAGAACTCTGGGACAATGGCATTATTCCTATTGCTAATGAAAATGACGTGGTAAGTAATTTGGAACTGAAATTTTCTGATAATGACGAATTGGCTACTTTGATAGCTACAGGTTTTGGGGCTTCGGCTTTGCTATTGTGTACTTCTGTAGGAGGGCTTTTAGACGATAACAAACAGATTATCCCTTTTATTGAACAAATAGACGAGCGAATTTTGGGTTTTGTCGATACCGATAAATCGGCACTGGGCTTGGGTGGAATGGTTTCTAAACTTAACTACACTCGTTTGGCTACTCGTATGGGTATCAAAGTTGTGATTTTTGGAATGTCGCCTGAAAATGGTATTATTGAGGCAGTAGCTGAAAAAATAGGAACAGTGTTTGCTCCACAAGAGGTAAGTTTGTCGGCTCGACAAAAATGGTTGGGCAGTGGGAGTGTTATTGCTGGCAAAGTAACTGTAGACGACGGTGCTGTTAATGCTTTGAACAAAAGAAAAAGTCTTTTAGCGGTAGGAATCCAAACGGTGTCTGGTGAATTTGAGCGTGGTGAAGTTTTTGAAATTCTCGACGAAGAGCGAAGTGTGATTGGAATAGCTCGTGCTAGAGAGTCATCGGTGGTGATTGCTCAGAATTTGAAAACCCAAAATTTTGAAGTAGCCAATGCCGACGATATTGTGCTTTTATAA
- a CDS encoding DegT/DnrJ/EryC1/StrS family aminotransferase yields MKIPFLDLKATNSIYQKQFVEVFSQKIESGWYVLGEDVILFEKKFAAYCGVKHCIGVANGLDALILILKAYNFPPHAEILVPANTYIATILAITNVGLRPVLVEPLLDTYLINPKAIEQHITPNTKAILLTHLYGKCCDIQPIRAIADKHGLKIFEDAAQAHGASYLNKKAGSLSDAAGFSFYPSKNLGALGDGGAITTNNDEIAAKIRGLRNYGSSQKYIFDQQGINSRLDEIQAAFLNLKLEKLDEENAYRRYLAKLYLSNIKHSAIVLPPHQTIEDDAWHLFVVRCAQRDQLKAYLAEKGVGTDIHYPVAPHQQKAFEHWNTLHLPITEQIHQEVLSLPLNTALSVQEIEYIIDVINQF; encoded by the coding sequence ATGAAAATACCTTTTTTGGACCTCAAGGCCACCAATAGCATTTATCAAAAACAGTTTGTCGAAGTATTTTCCCAAAAAATTGAATCAGGTTGGTATGTACTAGGTGAGGATGTTATATTATTTGAAAAAAAATTTGCAGCCTATTGTGGTGTCAAGCACTGTATTGGTGTAGCAAATGGACTCGATGCCCTTATCCTGATTTTAAAAGCATATAATTTTCCTCCACACGCTGAAATATTAGTTCCTGCCAATACCTACATTGCCACCATTTTGGCTATTACCAATGTAGGCCTTCGTCCAGTACTTGTTGAACCGCTTTTAGATACATACCTTATCAATCCCAAAGCAATAGAGCAACATATTACGCCCAATACTAAGGCTATTTTATTAACTCATCTATACGGAAAATGTTGCGACATACAGCCTATTAGGGCTATTGCCGACAAACATGGCCTGAAAATATTTGAGGATGCCGCTCAGGCTCATGGAGCAAGCTATCTAAATAAAAAAGCGGGTAGTTTGTCGGATGCCGCTGGTTTTAGCTTCTATCCTTCCAAAAACCTAGGGGCTTTGGGCGATGGCGGTGCTATTACTACCAACAACGACGAAATTGCTGCTAAAATTAGAGGATTAAGAAACTACGGGTCTAGTCAAAAGTATATCTTTGACCAACAAGGAATTAATAGTAGACTCGACGAAATCCAGGCGGCGTTTCTCAATCTCAAACTTGAAAAGTTAGACGAAGAGAACGCCTACAGAAGATATTTGGCCAAATTGTATTTATCAAATATTAAGCATTCGGCCATAGTGTTGCCTCCACACCAAACCATCGAGGATGATGCTTGGCATTTATTTGTGGTTCGTTGTGCTCAACGTGACCAACTAAAAGCCTACTTAGCCGAAAAAGGTGTTGGCACAGACATTCATTACCCTGTGGCTCCGCACCAACAAAAAGCATTTGAACATTGGAATACCCTTCATTTGCCTATTACCGAGCAGATTCATCAGGAAGTGTTAAGTTTGCCCCTAAATACGGCATTATCAGTACAAGAAATAGAATATATTATTGACGTAATCAATCAATTTTAA